CAATCAATCTCGAATCAGCATCACTAGCAACTTCATCAGCTTCTTTTGATTCATCTTACTTCTCAATAGTTTTTACCACTGGATTGTTGCCTTGCCTGCCTCTACGTTCTTTTTTCGTCTTATACTCCATGCTTTCTATGAGTGTCACTgaatactagtaatataatatttcaaCACCATACAATACGCACTGTGCACCACAAATGTGGGATAAAGGgcaatatatattctcgGAAGAAAGGACATCCTATACGACCTTACTACTATGTCAAGCATTATTTTGTGCATGCGTCAATGTCTCATACGCCACAAAAAGACCATTGTTCTCAGCCGGCCGCTGTTTCACGGTGAGGTTCTCCGTCTGGGGCATATCGATTCCCATTCTGAACGACAGCGCGTTGAACCCAACTTCTGTGACCGCACGCAACGCCAACTTTAGCTCCCCACCGCAAAGCCAGGCTGGGGCTGCTACCCCATTTTCAAACTGAGAATGAAACTCTAACGCATAGCGCAGTCGAGTTCCCAAGTCCTCCTTGTAGAGGTCGGTACCTTGGATACGACTGGTCTCTGCCACATGAGCCATAGACGCAAAAGAGTAGCCAGTGTGCTCGAGATCTCGGCATGTCTCTTGTGATTGACCGTTTTCCTGGAATGTGGTTTGATTAAACCACCAAGAGATGATTGCGTCCGGATCGGAACTATGTCCGCGAGCTGCGGCCGGGTACTCTCCATCACTTGTCATGTATACTGTGGCAGGAACTCGTTTCAAGTGCCAGTCCATTGCGGTGTTATAGGAGTCGGCATCCTCGAGGAATACAGCCATCATAATAGCCGCTTCGGTCATAACTATACAACCTCACCTCGTCAGCTATCTGTTGCATCTATGTACTATCAGGGTTGATAGCATACCAAGCTCCCAATTCGCAGTCCCAGTCGTTCCATTAACAGTGAGAGGCATATACACATTACGTAGCATGTCTTCGAACTGGGTGATACCATCGTCCGACCACCCGGCGTCGGTATAGCGAATGATCTCACCCGTTCGTGCCCACACCGAGCCCACCCAACCTGATTGTAAGGGTGCATTGGAGTTATTATGACCTTGAATCGTGGATGAATATGCGTCCATAATCCGGATCGCCTGCTCAGCATACGCCTTGGTACCATTTATCGCCCACGCCAGAGCATTGGCATACGCTGCTAGGGAATCATCGCGTTCCGCTTTGCAACCAATATCCGGGTCCGAGTAAGGACCACACTCGACGATGACATGCGGCGATGGGGCCTGGGGATTGCTGACAGATTCATCCTCCATAAGTGCGTCGTAGGCATCCGCCCAGGGTTGCTCGCCATTGTTCACTTTAGATTTGACGAAGTCCAATTGGGATTGGCTGATCATTGCTCCGGGATGGACCCATTTTGACGGCGCTAAGGCAGTCGTCGTTGTTATAGTTTCTCCAACTCCCAGCTGGACTATAGCCGCGATACTAGTAACGAATAGAAGATCTCTCCAAGATATCATGCTTGCGATGTTACTGATTGTGAGCAATGTCTCGGGGCTGTGGGTGGTTGCTTCATCATGTTCCTCCTTTTTAAATGGTATGATTGCAATGAAAAGGTCCCCTTGCTATCTCGCTTCGCTAAATGCTTACATTCTACCGCCGATCCTTGTTTCGGGTTGATTGTCCAAGCGTGCAATGCCGAGACGCGCCGAGCATTCCACCGATTGTGGGGAAATCGAAGCCATACCGGCGGAATGAATACCCCGAGCGGAGTTTGTCTTCATTTGGACCTTGTACGTAGTAAAGTGGGGTGAGCCTTAGGGTTGCATCGCTATGGTAGAGCTTCGGGATCTAAATAGGATCTGCAAGCAAGGGGGCAAGAGTATATAAATGGTCACAATGGCCCCTTGCATGCCCCGATGCGAGCTCGCCAATCAAATACCACAGTCGTCCTTTTATCAAAATGATTGCTTCTCGAGCTCTGCGACACAGTAGCTTCATCGCGTTCGTCGCATGCCTCTTGCAACTCTCCTCTGCCAAGGACTTGTATCTCGATTGCAGCTCCTCTAGCAGCAACGGGGATGGCAGCAAATCAAACCCATTCAGCTCTATTAAACAGGCCAATGCAGCTGTTTTAAGCGCAGGAGACACCTTGAGCATCAAATCAGACACAACATGCTCGGGGACCCTTTCACCCCAGGGTAGCGGTACACAAGAAAAGCCGATCATCCTCACCAGCTACAGCGATGGGCCCTTGCCCATCATCAATGGGTCCGGAGCAGCAGAGGCAGTGAGCCTTACTAACCAAGACTATTGGGAGATCTCCAACATAGCGGTGATTAACCCAGCTGCCAAGATCGCCTGGCGCCGCGGCATTCTTGCAACCTCTTCCGACGGGACCGTGCACCGGGGTCTATACATTCATGACGTTACGGTTTACAATGTAGCCGGTGAGACCAACAAGGCCACGCAATCCAGTGCATTCATCGCCTCAGGCGGAATCCTGGTCAATGGCACCGAGCATAACAGCCGCTACGACGATGTCCAAATATTCAACAACACAGTTTATGACTGCGGTGGCGGCGGCATCAAAGTCCGCGTGGGCCAGATGGACAACCGCGGCGAAGGGGTCCACGTGTTCTCCAACAACATCTCCTACGTCGGCGGCGATGGAATCGTGGTATCGTACGGCGTCTCCCCCCTCATTGAAAGCAATGTCTGTGGATTCCTCGGACATGGAAAGTATCCCTGGACCGGGGGCAATTTCGCCGGAATCTGGGTGCTAGGCTGTCGCGATGCGGTCATGCGATTCAATGCTGTCCATGACTCGCTCATGTCGGAGGTAGACAGTGAGGCATTCGACTGTGATTGGGGTAATGAAGGGACATGTACTGTCGAGTATAACTACAGCCATGACAATGCGGGTGGTATATTCCTGAATTGTGATGGCTGTGGGACTCCTGGTGGAGCGAGGCAAGTTGTTCGCTACAATATCTTCCAAAATGATTGTCGTATGTATAGCAACGGAGATAATGTGGAGTTGGACTTTTACAATAATGTTGTCTATTGTCCGGATAAGAAGTTTGAGATTGCTGTCCCGCCGAAAACGAACATGTCCAACAATATCTGGGTTGGGACTCAGGATTCAATGTTACCGACTGGCGATTCAATTGAGTGGCACGGCAACCTTTTCCAGACTGTGCCACAGCCAGGTGATACAGCTGGCATTTATGGAGATGCGTTATTCATCGATCCGGGTACCGGCAAGGATACCATTGACTCTGTAGATGGGTATAAGCTGCGATCGGGGAGCCCTGCTTTGCTCAAAGGGGTTGTCGTGTCCGATAATGGAGGGAGAGACTTTTGGAATAACAAAGTGTCATCCGAGCAGCGACCCAATATTGGATCTTACAACGGCAAGGGTCTTTGAGGCGACCCAAGTCGAGCTGGTGTTGGATTTTGTAATCATTGATTGTTGATAAATAAGATGAATATTGCTTGTGCCTTGCATCTCTCGCAGATATAATGAGTGTACAACATGACATAAGCGACATCATGAGTATTGAGACAGCCTAATGATCTGATAGCCTTGGTATTGAACATAGCATTCTAGAATTAGATCGCTTCGGACTATATCATGATTGATATAGATGTCAAGCTCTTGAACGCACGGCGTACTGAGTATATTAACGAAGTTGCCAGTAGATGCTATTCAGAATAACCCATAAGGAAGTTGGGTTATTTGCAAAATATGCATATCACACTCTTTAGTCCTGACT
This Aspergillus flavus chromosome 1, complete sequence DNA region includes the following protein-coding sequences:
- a CDS encoding pectin lyase fold/virulence factor, which gives rise to MIASRALRHSSFIAFVACLLQLSSAKDLYLDCSSSSSNGDGSKSNPFSSIKQANAAVLSAGDTLSIKSDTTCSGTLSPQGSGTQEKPIILTSYSDGPLPIINGSGAAEAVSLTNQDYWEISNIAVINPAAKIAWRRGILATSSDGTVHRGLYIHDVTVYNVAGETNKATQSSAFIASGGILVNGTEHNSRYDDVQIFNNTVYDCGGGGIKVRVGQMDNRGEGVHVFSNNISYVGGDGIVVSYGVSPLIESNVCGFLGHGKYPWTGGNFAGIWVLGCRDAVMRFNAVHDSLMSEVDSEAFDCDWGNEGTCTVEYNYSHDNAGGIFLNCDGCGTPGGARQVVRYNIFQNDCRMYSNGDNVELDFYNNVVYCPDKKFEIAVPPKTNMSNNIWVGTQDSMLPTGDSIEWHGNLFQTVPQPGDTAGIYGDALFIDPGTGKDTIDSVDGYKLRSGSPALLKGVVVSDNGGRDFWNNKVSSEQRPNIGSYNGKGL
- a CDS encoding chondroitin AC/alginate lyase; the protein is MKTNSARGIHSAGMASISPQSVECSARLGIARLDNQPETRIGGRIPETLLTISNIASMISWRDLLFVTSIAAIVQLGVGETITTTTALAPSKWVHPGAMISQSQLDFVKSKVNNGEQPWADAYDALMEDESVSNPQAPSPHVIVECGPYSDPDIGCKAERDDSLAAYANALAWAINGTKAYAEQAIRIMDAYSSTIQGHNNSNAPLQSGWVGSVWARTGEIIRYTDAGWSDDGITQFEDMLRNVYMPLTVNGTTGTANWELVMTEAAIMMAVFLEDADSYNTAMDWHLKRVPATVYMTSDGEYPAAARGHSSDPDAIISWWFNQTTFQENGQSQETCRDLEHTGYSFASMAHVAETSRIQGTDLYKEDLGTRLRYALEFHSQFENGVAAPAWLCGGELKLALRAVTEVGFNALSFRMGIDMPQTENLTVKQRPAENNGLFVAYETLTHAQNNA